One Frankia alni ACN14a DNA window includes the following coding sequences:
- a CDS encoding DUF3566 domain-containing protein, whose translation MTRSGTTKPESNRAAPERVPVPDAVRPAAPAAGRGANATAAYERPIAAPSSAGTTTAAAPPHAMTTTSPGALDDQLEAVPADRASAPRGPGRPGPGTGSARPPGAGRRAKLRLSKVNPLTVTRLSFAFSLCVFVVLLVAVAVLWFVLNSIGVFNSVTDAADTLTDSSASNVRSWLSFGRAMEISLLIGAINVILMTALTTLGALLYNLCAEMIGGIELTLSDQ comes from the coding sequence ATGACGAGGAGCGGTACCACGAAGCCCGAGAGCAACCGTGCCGCGCCGGAACGGGTGCCCGTCCCCGACGCGGTGCGGCCGGCCGCGCCCGCCGCGGGCCGTGGCGCCAACGCGACCGCGGCCTACGAGCGGCCGATAGCCGCGCCGTCGTCCGCGGGCACCACCACCGCCGCAGCGCCGCCGCACGCGATGACCACGACCTCTCCCGGCGCCCTCGACGACCAGCTCGAGGCCGTCCCGGCCGACCGGGCCAGCGCCCCTCGCGGCCCCGGTCGCCCCGGTCCGGGCACGGGATCCGCCCGCCCGCCCGGCGCCGGCCGGCGTGCCAAGCTGCGGCTGTCCAAGGTCAACCCACTGACCGTGACCCGGCTCAGCTTCGCGTTCTCCCTGTGCGTCTTCGTCGTGTTGCTCGTCGCCGTCGCCGTGCTGTGGTTCGTGCTCAACTCGATCGGGGTGTTCAACAGCGTCACCGACGCCGCGGACACCCTGACCGACAGCAGCGCCAGCAACGTCAGGAGCTGGCTGTCGTTCGGCCGCGCGATGGAGATCAGTCTGCTCATCGGCGCGATCAACGTCATCCTGATGACCGCGCTGACCACCCTCGGCGCCCTGCTCTACAACCTCTGCGCCGAGATGATCGGCGGCATCGAACTCACCCTCAGCGACCAGTAG
- the dnaN gene encoding DNA polymerase III subunit beta, producing the protein MKFRVERDEFTEAVAWTARTLPSRPTTQLQVLSGLLLDATGPMLKVAAYDYEVAAQGTVHATVSEEGRALVNGKLLAEITRALPAAPVDLGIDGTRLVITCGNARFALPMLPVDDYPALPAMPPVTGHIEGSAFAAAVAQVAIAAGRDDTLPVLTGVRIEIEGDTLTLAATDRYRLAVRSLKWRPDDSAGEGDAAAPVTVALVPARTLLDTAKSLSGSGVEVSIALGTGPSGETLAGFAGSTRQTTTRLLEGQFPPFRKLLPDSSPLIAQLEIAPLQEAVKRVALVAAKTAPVQLSFSPDHLVLEAGTGGEAQATETLPVTYDGPELSVAFNPSYLLDALGALESDIVRIGFASAEDPAVAANKPAILTGKADDDGEVPDYRYLLMPIRLHG; encoded by the coding sequence ATGAAGTTCCGGGTGGAACGGGACGAATTCACCGAAGCGGTCGCCTGGACCGCCCGCACGCTGCCGAGCCGGCCGACCACGCAGTTGCAGGTGCTGTCGGGCCTCCTTCTCGACGCGACCGGGCCGATGCTCAAGGTCGCCGCCTACGACTACGAGGTGGCCGCCCAGGGCACAGTGCACGCGACGGTGTCGGAGGAGGGCCGCGCCCTCGTCAACGGCAAGCTGCTCGCGGAGATCACCCGGGCGCTGCCGGCCGCGCCGGTGGACCTCGGCATCGACGGCACCCGGCTCGTGATCACCTGTGGTAACGCCCGGTTCGCACTGCCGATGCTGCCGGTGGACGACTACCCGGCACTGCCGGCCATGCCCCCCGTCACCGGCCACATCGAGGGATCTGCCTTCGCGGCCGCGGTCGCGCAGGTGGCGATCGCGGCCGGGCGCGACGACACCCTCCCGGTCCTCACCGGCGTCCGGATCGAGATCGAGGGCGACACCCTCACCCTCGCCGCGACCGACCGCTACCGGCTCGCCGTGCGCTCGCTGAAGTGGCGTCCGGACGACTCCGCCGGCGAGGGGGACGCGGCGGCCCCCGTCACGGTGGCCCTCGTCCCCGCCCGCACGCTGCTGGACACCGCCAAGTCGCTGTCCGGCTCGGGGGTGGAGGTCTCGATCGCGCTGGGGACGGGCCCGTCCGGGGAGACGCTCGCCGGCTTCGCGGGTTCCACCCGGCAGACGACCACCCGGCTGCTCGAGGGCCAGTTCCCGCCCTTCCGCAAGCTGCTTCCGGACAGCTCCCCGCTGATCGCCCAGCTGGAGATCGCACCGTTGCAGGAGGCGGTCAAGCGCGTGGCCCTGGTGGCGGCGAAGACCGCCCCCGTGCAGTTGTCGTTCTCGCCGGACCACCTCGTCCTGGAGGCCGGCACCGGCGGTGAGGCGCAGGCGACGGAGACGCTGCCGGTGACCTACGACGGCCCGGAGCTCTCGGTGGCGTTCAACCCGTCCTACCTGCTCGACGCGCTCGGCGCACTGGAGTCCGACATCGTGCGGATCGGCTTCGCCAGTGCCGAGGACCCGGCCGTCGCCGCGAACAAGCCGGCGATCCTCACCGGCAAGGCCGACGACGACGGCGAGGTGCCCGACTACCGGTACCTGCTCATGCCGATCCGCCTCCACGGGTGA
- the recF gene encoding DNA replication/repair protein RecF (All proteins in this family for which functions are known are DNA-binding proteins that assist the filamentation of RecA onto DNA for the initiation of recombination or recombinational repair.) produces MHLTHLSLVDFRSYPSLDLTLGPGVVTLVGRNGQGKTNLIEAIGYVATLASHRVSADAPLVRQGASHAVVRARIVRGDRAALVELEIVPGRANRARLNRAPVPRPRDVLGLLCTVLFAPEDLALVKGDPAGRRQFLDELLVARTPRMAAVLADYDRVLKQRSTLLRTAGAARRAGGKGDLRTLDVWDGYLASYGAELLTARLALVEALRPGVAGAYAAVAGAQAAVGFEYRASVPQPAPDPVRPDRERWEEAIRAELVAARPREIERGQTLVGPHRDDLLLTVDGLPARGYASHGESWSLALALRLASFELLRADDREPVLLLDDVFAELDVQRRSRLAELVAPAEQVLVTAAVEADVPAELTGTRYVVAAGEVLRAS; encoded by the coding sequence GTGCACCTCACCCACCTGTCCCTTGTCGACTTCCGGTCCTACCCGTCCCTCGACCTGACCCTTGGTCCAGGAGTGGTCACGCTGGTCGGTCGCAACGGCCAGGGGAAGACGAACCTGATCGAGGCGATCGGGTACGTCGCGACGCTGGCCAGCCACCGGGTCTCCGCGGATGCCCCCCTGGTGCGCCAGGGCGCGTCGCACGCCGTGGTGCGGGCGAGGATCGTGCGTGGCGACCGGGCGGCCCTGGTGGAGCTCGAGATCGTGCCGGGGCGGGCGAACCGGGCCCGGCTGAACCGGGCGCCGGTCCCCCGGCCCCGCGACGTTCTCGGGCTGCTGTGCACGGTCCTGTTCGCCCCGGAGGACCTCGCCCTGGTGAAGGGGGACCCGGCGGGGCGCCGGCAGTTCCTCGACGAACTGCTCGTCGCCCGGACCCCGCGGATGGCCGCGGTGCTCGCCGACTACGACCGGGTGCTCAAGCAGCGCTCGACCCTGCTGCGCACGGCCGGGGCGGCCCGGCGGGCCGGCGGCAAGGGTGACCTGCGCACCCTGGACGTCTGGGACGGCTACCTGGCCAGCTACGGCGCCGAGCTGCTCACCGCCCGCCTCGCCCTCGTCGAGGCGCTGCGTCCGGGGGTGGCCGGGGCCTATGCCGCGGTGGCCGGCGCGCAGGCCGCGGTCGGGTTCGAGTACCGGGCCAGCGTGCCGCAGCCGGCGCCGGACCCGGTCCGCCCCGACCGCGAGCGGTGGGAGGAGGCGATCCGGGCCGAGCTGGTGGCGGCCCGCCCGCGGGAGATCGAACGCGGGCAGACCCTGGTCGGGCCGCACCGTGACGACCTGCTGCTGACCGTCGACGGGCTGCCGGCGCGCGGCTACGCCAGTCACGGCGAGTCCTGGTCGCTCGCCCTGGCCCTGCGGCTGGCCTCGTTCGAGCTGTTGCGGGCCGACGACCGCGAGCCCGTCCTGCTCCTTGACGACGTCTTCGCCGAGCTCGACGTCCAGCGCCGGTCCCGGCTCGCCGAACTCGTCGCCCCCGCGGAGCAGGTCCTGGTCACCGCCGCCGTCGAGGCCGATGTGCCGGCCGAGCTGACCGGCACCCGCTACGTCGTCGCGGCGGGAGAGGTGCTCCGTGCCTCCTGA
- the gyrB gene encoding DNA topoisomerase (ATP-hydrolyzing) subunit B encodes MAYDASSIKVLEGLDAVRKRPGMYIGSTGERGLHHLVYEVVDNAVDEALAGYCDTITVSLLADGAVRVVDNGRGIPVGMHPTEKRPAVEVVLTTLHAGGKFDGKSYAVSGGLHGVGVSVVNALSTKLDVEIQVDGHVWFQPYVGTRPAAPLVKTGTTKKTGTSVTFWADPTIFETTEYKFETLSRRLQEMAFLNKGLSITLIDERPEERLEVTYKYTNGLVDFVAHLNATKDAIHRSVISLESKGVGIEAELAMQWNAGYSESVYTFANTINTHEGGTHEEGFRAALTSAVNAYAKDQNLLKPVKAGAKSGDERLSGDDIREGLTAIISVKLAQPQFEGQTKTKLGNTEAKKFVQEMCYSALKDWFEVNRTEARAIVSKSLDAQRARIAARQARDLTRRKGLLGGTGLPGKLADCQYTDPERCELYIVEGDSAGGSAKGGRDSKFQAILPLRGKILNVEKARIDRVLKNTEVQALIQALGTGIHDDFDIAKLRYHKIVLMADADVDGQHIRTLLLTLLFRFMRPLVEAGHVFLAQPPLYKIKWGREDWEYAYSDRERDGLVQRGVEAGRKLPKDAIQRFKGLGEMNATELWDTTMDPDKRILLQVTLDDAAVADELFSVLMGEDVDARRSFIQRNAKDVRFLDI; translated from the coding sequence GTGGCCTACGATGCAAGTTCGATCAAGGTTCTCGAAGGTCTTGACGCGGTCCGCAAGCGTCCGGGCATGTACATCGGCTCCACCGGGGAGCGCGGTCTGCACCATCTCGTCTACGAGGTGGTCGACAACGCGGTGGACGAGGCGCTGGCCGGCTACTGCGACACGATCACGGTGAGCCTGCTCGCCGACGGTGCGGTCCGCGTCGTCGACAACGGTCGTGGCATCCCCGTGGGCATGCATCCCACCGAGAAGCGGCCCGCGGTCGAGGTCGTGCTGACGACGCTGCACGCGGGCGGGAAGTTCGACGGCAAATCCTACGCGGTCTCGGGCGGTCTGCACGGCGTCGGCGTCAGCGTCGTGAACGCGCTGTCCACCAAGCTGGACGTGGAGATCCAGGTCGATGGGCACGTCTGGTTCCAGCCGTACGTGGGGACCCGCCCGGCGGCGCCCCTGGTGAAGACCGGCACCACGAAGAAGACCGGCACGTCGGTCACCTTCTGGGCGGACCCGACGATCTTCGAGACGACCGAGTACAAGTTCGAGACCCTCTCCCGACGCCTGCAGGAGATGGCCTTCCTCAACAAGGGCCTGTCGATCACGCTGATCGACGAGCGCCCCGAGGAACGCCTCGAGGTCACCTACAAGTACACCAACGGTCTGGTCGACTTCGTCGCCCACCTCAACGCCACCAAGGACGCGATCCACCGCAGCGTGATCTCGCTGGAGTCCAAGGGCGTCGGCATCGAGGCCGAGCTCGCGATGCAGTGGAACGCCGGCTACAGCGAGTCGGTCTACACCTTCGCGAACACGATCAACACGCACGAGGGCGGCACCCACGAGGAGGGCTTCCGCGCCGCGCTGACCAGCGCCGTCAACGCCTACGCCAAGGACCAGAACCTGCTCAAGCCGGTGAAGGCGGGCGCGAAGAGCGGTGACGAGCGGCTGTCGGGCGACGACATCCGCGAGGGCCTGACCGCGATCATCTCGGTGAAGCTCGCGCAGCCCCAGTTCGAGGGCCAGACGAAGACGAAGCTCGGCAACACCGAGGCGAAGAAGTTCGTCCAGGAGATGTGCTACTCGGCGCTGAAGGACTGGTTCGAGGTCAACCGGACCGAGGCGCGGGCCATCGTCAGCAAGTCGCTCGACGCCCAGCGCGCCCGGATCGCGGCCCGCCAGGCCCGGGACCTGACCCGGCGCAAGGGCCTGCTCGGCGGCACCGGCCTGCCCGGCAAGCTCGCCGACTGCCAGTACACCGACCCCGAGCGCTGTGAGCTGTACATCGTCGAGGGCGACTCCGCCGGCGGGTCGGCCAAGGGCGGGCGGGACTCGAAGTTCCAGGCGATCCTGCCGCTGCGCGGAAAGATCCTCAACGTCGAGAAGGCGCGCATCGACCGCGTCCTGAAGAACACCGAGGTCCAGGCGCTCATCCAGGCCCTGGGCACCGGCATCCACGACGACTTCGACATCGCCAAGCTGCGCTATCACAAGATCGTGCTGATGGCGGACGCCGACGTCGACGGCCAGCACATCCGGACCCTGCTGCTGACCCTGCTGTTCCGGTTCATGCGGCCGCTGGTCGAGGCCGGCCACGTGTTCCTCGCCCAGCCGCCGCTCTACAAGATCAAGTGGGGTCGGGAGGACTGGGAGTACGCCTACTCCGACCGCGAGCGCGACGGGCTCGTCCAGCGCGGGGTGGAGGCCGGGCGCAAGCTGCCCAAGGACGCCATCCAGCGGTTCAAGGGCCTCGGCGAGATGAACGCCACCGAGCTGTGGGACACCACCATGGACCCGGACAAGCGCATCCTGCTCCAGGTCACCCTCGATGACGCGGCCGTCGCCGACGAGCTGTTCTCCGTGCTCATGGGCGAGGATGTCGACGCGCGCCGCAGCTTCATCCAGCGCAACGCCAAGGACGTGCGCTTCCTGGACATCTGA
- a CDS encoding DUF721 domain-containing protein, translated as MPPEPDDHQPDPTPTPTSASASSPGVGRGADLAREILAQAKRDARERARGRRGGSSRAGGSWSGSPAGGPGADGGAGAGGGPGGGPAAADRAGRRPRSGADDGQVPQRPRLPGIAAPGREWRDPVSFGTAISRLLAARGWKAQADDAGVLARWDVIVGPDIADHCTPVSLRDGNLELVAESTAWATQLRMLSRQILAILHRELGPQVVQRITVRGPTAPSWRHGPIRTAGRGPRDTYG; from the coding sequence GTGCCTCCTGAGCCCGACGACCATCAGCCCGACCCGACCCCGACCCCGACGTCGGCGTCGGCGTCGTCGCCCGGCGTCGGCCGTGGCGCCGACCTGGCCCGGGAGATCCTCGCCCAGGCCAAGCGGGACGCCCGCGAGCGGGCTCGAGGCCGGCGCGGCGGGTCCTCCCGCGCCGGCGGATCCTGGTCCGGCTCCCCCGCCGGTGGCCCCGGTGCGGACGGCGGAGCCGGCGCCGGTGGCGGGCCCGGCGGCGGCCCCGCGGCGGCGGACCGCGCCGGGCGGCGGCCCCGGTCCGGCGCGGACGACGGCCAGGTGCCCCAGCGCCCGCGGTTGCCGGGCATCGCCGCCCCCGGCAGGGAGTGGCGCGACCCGGTCTCCTTCGGCACCGCAATCAGTCGGCTGCTCGCCGCGCGCGGCTGGAAGGCACAGGCCGACGACGCCGGCGTGCTCGCCCGGTGGGACGTCATCGTCGGCCCGGACATCGCCGACCACTGCACTCCGGTCTCGCTGCGCGACGGCAACCTCGAACTCGTGGCCGAGTCGACGGCCTGGGCCACCCAGCTACGGATGCTGTCCCGTCAGATCCTCGCCATCCTGCACCGGGAACTCGGTCCGCAGGTCGTCCAGCGGATCACCGTGCGCGGCCCGACGGCCCCCTCGTGGCGGCACGGGCCGATCCGCACCGCCGGGCGCGGCCCGCGCGACACCTACGGCTGA
- the dnaA gene encoding chromosomal replication initiator protein DnaA has protein sequence MSNPRADSVAGLPFGEEPAGDPDLAAVWSQAVAGVADGTLSAQQRAWLRLTRPLGLVQDTALLAAPNEFTKELLDSRLRPFLSTALSTAYGREIRVAVTVEHLPDPEPMSGPIRIVRPGEGDGGAPRDAGGSRGRGSGGAAADTGRRAGEAGAPVNGELPFPDSAESTPPMRVGAGLGRDAAPLETEPAQARLNPRYVFETFVIGDSNRFPHAAAVAVAEAPAKAYNPLFIYGDSGLGKTHLLHAIGHYALKLYPNTRVKYVSSEEFTNDFINSIRDDRQQAFQRRYRDIDVLLVDDIQFLENKERTQEEFFHTFNVLHDGEKQIVISSDRSPKQLSALEDRLRSRFEWGLMTDITPPDLETRIAILSKKAATERLPVPPDVLEYIATHIERNIRELEGALIRVAAFASLNKSHVDRTLAEIVLRDLIPDAGNPDITAAAIMNATAAYFGVSMDDLCGTSRSRVLVTARQIAMYLCRELTDLSLPKIGQHFGGRDHTTVMHADRKIRGLMAERRAIYNQVTELTNRIRVQARQP, from the coding sequence GTGTCCAACCCCCGCGCCGACTCCGTCGCCGGTCTACCTTTCGGGGAGGAACCCGCGGGTGACCCGGACCTGGCCGCGGTCTGGAGCCAGGCCGTCGCCGGGGTCGCCGACGGCACGCTGTCCGCGCAGCAGCGTGCATGGCTGCGGCTGACCCGTCCGCTCGGCCTTGTGCAGGACACGGCCCTGCTCGCCGCCCCGAACGAGTTCACCAAGGAGCTTCTCGACTCGCGGCTGCGGCCGTTCCTGTCCACAGCGTTGTCCACAGCGTATGGACGGGAGATCCGGGTCGCGGTCACCGTCGAGCACCTGCCCGACCCGGAGCCGATGAGCGGTCCGATCAGGATCGTCCGGCCGGGGGAGGGCGACGGCGGCGCGCCGCGGGACGCGGGCGGTTCCCGAGGACGTGGGTCGGGCGGCGCGGCGGCGGACACCGGCCGGCGGGCGGGCGAGGCCGGCGCGCCGGTGAACGGCGAGCTGCCCTTCCCCGACTCCGCCGAGAGCACCCCGCCGATGCGGGTGGGGGCGGGGCTCGGCCGCGACGCCGCGCCGCTGGAGACCGAGCCGGCGCAGGCCCGGCTGAACCCGCGCTACGTCTTCGAGACCTTCGTCATCGGAGACAGCAACCGGTTTCCCCACGCCGCCGCGGTGGCGGTCGCCGAGGCACCGGCGAAGGCGTACAACCCGTTGTTCATCTACGGGGACTCCGGGCTCGGCAAGACCCACCTGCTGCATGCGATCGGCCACTACGCGCTGAAGCTGTACCCGAACACCCGGGTGAAGTACGTGAGCTCGGAGGAGTTCACCAACGACTTCATCAACTCGATCCGGGACGACCGTCAGCAGGCCTTCCAGCGTCGCTACCGGGACATCGACGTCCTGCTCGTGGACGACATCCAGTTCCTGGAGAACAAGGAGCGGACGCAGGAGGAGTTCTTCCACACGTTCAACGTCCTGCACGACGGTGAGAAGCAGATCGTCATCAGCTCCGACCGCTCGCCCAAGCAGCTCTCTGCACTGGAGGACCGGCTGCGCAGCCGGTTCGAGTGGGGCCTGATGACCGACATCACCCCGCCGGACCTCGAGACCCGCATCGCGATCCTGTCGAAGAAGGCCGCCACCGAGCGCCTGCCCGTGCCGCCCGACGTGCTCGAGTACATCGCCACGCACATCGAGCGCAACATCCGCGAGCTCGAGGGGGCGCTGATCCGGGTCGCGGCGTTCGCGAGCCTGAACAAGTCCCACGTCGACCGCACGCTCGCCGAGATCGTGCTGCGCGACCTGATCCCGGACGCCGGGAACCCGGACATCACCGCGGCCGCCATCATGAACGCGACCGCGGCGTACTTCGGCGTCTCCATGGACGACCTGTGCGGCACCTCCCGCAGCCGGGTACTGGTGACGGCCCGGCAGATCGCCATGTACCTGTGCCGCGAACTGACCGACCTGTCGCTCCCCAAGATCGGCCAGCACTTCGGCGGCCGCGACCACACGACCGTCATGCACGCCGACCGCAAGATCCGCGGCTTGATGGCCGAACGGCGCGCGATCTACAACCAGGTCACCGAACTGACCAACCGCATCCGGGTCCAGGCCCGCCAGCCCTGA
- the gyrA gene encoding DNA gyrase subunit A, translated as MVDVLPPPPGDRIEPIGIEVEMQRSYLDYAMSVIVGRALPEVRDGLKPVHRRVLYAMYDGGYRPDRGYFKCSRVVGDVMGNYHPHGDSAIYDTLVRLAQPWSLRYPLVDGNGNFGSPGNDPPAAMRYTEARMAALAMEMLRDIDQETVDFAPNYDGRSQEPLVLPSRFPNLLVNGAGGIAVGMATNIPPHNLREVATGVQWALDHAEATDEELLEALIGIIKGPDFPTSGLIVGRSGIEDAYRTGRGSIRMRAVVNVEENKGRTQLVVTELPYQVNPDNLAEKIAELVRDNKVTGISDVRDETSARIGQRLVIDLKRDAVAKVVLNNLYKHTQLQDTFGVNMLAIVDGVPRTLRLDQMIRYYVEHQVDVIVRRTRYQLRKARERLHVLDGLLIALDHLDEVISLIRNAESADAARGQLMERFTLSEIQATAILDMQLRRLAALERQRIIDEAAELRARISELEAILASPVRQRQIIGEELAEVVEKFGDERRTRLVPFEGDMSIEDLIAQEDVVVTVTRGGYAKRTKTDLYRSQRRGGKGVQGAALREDDIVEHFFVTTTHHWLLFFTNKGRVYRAKAHELPEQARSAKGQHVANILAFSQDERIAEVIALKDYEVAPYLVLATKRGLCKKTALSDFDSNRAGGLVAINLRDDDELIAARLVAPGDDLLLVSRNAQSIRFHADDEQLRPMGRATSGVIGMRFDAEDELLSMDVVVPGTTADLLVATSGGYAKRTPLAEYPVQGRGGKGVLTAKIVSTRGGLVGALVVDPDDQLYAIASNGGVLRTIAKDVRRAQRQTMGVRLIDLETGVQVVGVARNADAEDTEAPTDPGAQES; from the coding sequence GTGGTCGACGTCCTACCGCCGCCCCCCGGCGACCGCATAGAACCCATCGGCATCGAAGTCGAGATGCAGCGGTCCTATCTCGACTACGCCATGTCGGTCATCGTCGGCCGCGCGCTGCCGGAGGTCCGGGACGGGCTCAAGCCCGTCCACCGACGGGTCCTCTACGCCATGTACGACGGTGGTTACCGTCCTGACCGCGGGTACTTCAAGTGCTCGCGCGTGGTCGGTGACGTCATGGGTAACTACCATCCCCACGGCGACTCGGCCATCTACGACACCCTCGTCCGGCTCGCGCAGCCCTGGTCGCTGCGCTACCCGCTGGTCGACGGTAACGGCAACTTCGGCTCGCCCGGCAACGACCCGCCCGCCGCCATGCGGTACACCGAGGCGCGGATGGCGGCGCTGGCGATGGAGATGCTGCGCGACATCGACCAGGAGACCGTCGACTTCGCGCCGAACTACGACGGCCGCTCCCAGGAGCCGCTGGTCCTGCCGAGCCGGTTCCCGAACCTGCTCGTCAACGGCGCCGGCGGCATCGCGGTCGGCATGGCGACGAACATCCCGCCGCACAACCTGCGCGAGGTCGCCACCGGCGTCCAGTGGGCGCTCGACCACGCGGAGGCGACCGACGAGGAACTGCTCGAGGCGCTGATCGGCATCATCAAGGGGCCGGACTTCCCGACCTCGGGCCTGATCGTCGGGCGCAGCGGCATCGAGGACGCCTACCGGACCGGCCGCGGCAGCATCCGGATGCGCGCCGTGGTCAACGTCGAGGAGAACAAGGGCCGCACCCAGCTCGTCGTCACCGAGCTGCCCTACCAGGTCAACCCGGACAACCTCGCCGAGAAGATCGCCGAGCTGGTCCGCGACAACAAGGTCACCGGGATTTCGGACGTCCGCGACGAGACCTCGGCCCGCATCGGCCAGCGGCTCGTCATCGACCTCAAGCGCGACGCCGTCGCCAAGGTCGTGCTCAACAACCTGTACAAGCACACCCAGCTCCAGGACACCTTCGGCGTCAACATGCTGGCGATCGTCGACGGGGTGCCGCGCACGCTGCGCCTGGACCAGATGATCCGCTACTACGTCGAGCACCAGGTCGACGTCATCGTCCGGCGCACCCGCTACCAGCTGCGCAAGGCCCGCGAGCGGCTGCACGTCCTCGACGGTCTGCTCATCGCGCTCGACCACCTCGACGAGGTCATCAGCCTCATCCGCAACGCGGAGTCCGCCGACGCCGCCCGCGGCCAGCTGATGGAACGCTTCACGCTGTCGGAGATCCAGGCGACCGCCATCCTCGACATGCAGCTGCGTCGCCTCGCCGCCCTGGAACGCCAGCGGATCATCGACGAGGCCGCCGAGCTGCGGGCGCGGATCTCCGAACTGGAGGCCATCCTCGCCTCCCCGGTCCGGCAGCGGCAGATCATCGGCGAGGAGCTCGCCGAGGTCGTCGAGAAGTTCGGCGACGAGCGGCGGACCCGCCTGGTCCCCTTCGAGGGCGACATGTCCATCGAGGACCTCATCGCCCAGGAGGACGTGGTCGTCACCGTCACGCGCGGCGGCTACGCCAAGCGGACCAAGACCGACCTCTACCGCTCCCAGCGCCGCGGCGGCAAGGGTGTGCAGGGCGCGGCCCTGCGCGAGGACGACATCGTCGAGCACTTCTTCGTCACGACGACGCACCACTGGCTGCTGTTCTTCACCAACAAGGGCCGGGTGTACCGGGCGAAGGCGCACGAGCTGCCCGAGCAGGCCCGCTCCGCCAAGGGCCAGCACGTCGCGAACATCCTCGCGTTCTCCCAGGACGAGCGGATCGCCGAGGTCATCGCCCTGAAGGACTACGAGGTCGCGCCCTACCTCGTCCTGGCCACCAAGCGCGGGCTGTGCAAGAAGACCGCCCTGAGCGACTTCGACTCCAACCGCGCCGGCGGCCTCGTCGCGATCAACCTGCGCGACGACGACGAGCTGATCGCCGCCCGCCTGGTCGCGCCCGGCGACGACCTGCTGCTGGTCAGCCGCAACGCCCAGTCGATCCGCTTCCACGCCGACGACGAGCAGCTACGGCCGATGGGCCGGGCCACCTCCGGCGTGATCGGCATGCGTTTCGACGCCGAGGACGAGCTGCTGTCGATGGACGTCGTCGTGCCGGGCACGACCGCCGACCTGCTGGTGGCCACCTCCGGCGGCTACGCCAAGCGGACCCCGTTGGCCGAGTACCCGGTGCAGGGCCGCGGCGGCAAGGGTGTGCTGACCGCTAAGATCGTCTCCACCCGGGGCGGTCTGGTCGGCGCGCTCGTCGTCGACCCGGACGACCAGCTCTACGCGATCGCCTCCAACGGGGGCGTGCTGCGCACCATCGCCAAGGACGTCCGCCGTGCCCAGCGGCAGACGATGGGGGTCCGCCTCATCGATCTGGAGACCGGTGTGCAGGTGGTCGGGGTGGCGCGCAATGCTGATGCGGAGGACACCGAGGCCCCCACCGACCCCGGGGCCCAGGAGAGCTGA